One region of Archocentrus centrarchus isolate MPI-CPG fArcCen1 chromosome 6, fArcCen1, whole genome shotgun sequence genomic DNA includes:
- the lrrc61 gene encoding leucine-rich repeat-containing protein 61 produces the protein MDSKREKDQDADHEKITAVLLKSRTGEFDLESILFLKLRGLGVHDLGCIGECINLERLDLSGNNITNLAPLASLRLLSVLNLSNNRISNLEPLRSCDSLQNLNVAGNIINSIENLHCLVSLRKLENIRFKDNTYNYTNPVCRNSSYRTVVLEMFPNIKVLDGERVVGRGSDLYQLCKDIDDTIKAGLYKNGQLVEHPDCKPWVEDSYWDIKRSNNAIIEEAYKQFNDVLHECRLLNNRATHVISQTERSMSLKKQPKQYAI, from the exons ATGGACTCGAAGCGAGAAAAGGACCAAG ATGCAGACCATGAGAAGATAACCGCAGTGCTGCTCAAGTCACGTACAGGAGAATTTGATTTGGAGTCGATATTGTTTCTCAAATTAAGAGGTCTTG GTGTACATGATCTTGGATGCATTGGGGAATGTATAAACTTGGAGAGACTGGACCTCTCTGGAAATAATATCACAAATTTAGCTCCTTTAGCATCTCTACGGCTTCTTTCCGTCCTCAATTTGTCTAACAACAGGATCTCCAATTTAG AGCCCCTGCGCAGTTGTGACAGTTTACAGAACTTAAATGTGGCTGGTAATATCATAAACAG caTTGAGAACCTACACTGCCTTGTTTCTTTGAGAAAACTAGAAAATATACGTTTTAAAGACAACACCTATAATTACACTAATCCAG TGTGCAGGAACTCTTCATATAGAACAGTAGTTCTCGAGATGTTCCCCAACATCAAAGTTCTGGatg GTGAAAGAGTTGTCGGACGTGGGAGTGATCTGTACCAGTTATGCAAGGACATTGATGATACCATTAAAG CTGGTCTGTACAAGAATGGACAGCTTGTTGAACATCCTGACTGCAAGCCATGGGTGGAGGATAGTTACTGGGATATAAAGAGATCAAACAATGCCATAATTGAAGAAGCCTACAAGCAGTTTAATG ATGTTCTTCATGAATGCAGACTCCTCAACAACAGAGCCACTCATGTCATTTCACAAACTGAACGGTCCATGAGCCTGAAGAAGCAGCCAAAACAATATGCTATCTGA
- the idh3a gene encoding isocitrate dehydrogenase [NAD] subunit alpha, mitochondrial isoform X2 encodes MAGKAWRSAILILLRKLGLSISGKDKIKPQEVAGVVGALKNETTQSRTFIRGIQTVTLIPGDGIGPEISTAVMKIFEAAKAPIRWEERNVTAIRGPGGKWMIPPDAKESMDKNKIGLKGPLKTPIAAGHPSMNLLLRKTFDLYANVRPCVSIEGYKTPYTDVNLVTIRENTEGEYSGIEHVIVDGVVQSIKLITEQASKRIAEYAFEYARNNQRVSVTAVHKANIMRMSDGLFLRKCREAAEKYKDVKFTEMYLDTVCLNMVQDPTQFDVLVMPNLYGDILSDLCAGLIGGLGVTPSGNIGTNGVAIFESVHGTAPDIAGKDLANPTALLLSSVMMLRHMGLHGHAKKIETACYETIRDRKVLTKDLGGNSKCSEFTEAICQRCRDMD; translated from the exons ATGGCAGGAAAGGCGTGGAGGTCAGCG ATTCTTATTCTACTAAGAAAGTTGGGTTTATCGATCAGTGGCAAGGATAAAATCAAACCACAGGAA GTAGCAGGGGTAGTCGGGGCCTTGAAGAATGAGACAACACAATCCAGGACTTTCATCCGTGgg ATTCAGACTGTCACTTTAATCCCTGGTGATGGGATTGGTCCAGAGATCTCCACTGCTGTCATGAAGATATTTGAAGCAGCTAAA GCACCTATTCGGTGGGAAGAGAGAAATGTTACTGCCATTCGGGGACCAGGTGGAAAGTGGATGATACCTCCAGATGCCAAAGAATCAATGGACAAGAACAAAATAGGCCTGAAAG GCCCTTTGAAGACACCAATAGCTGCTGGCCATCCCTCCATGAACCTGTTGTTGAGGAAGACCTTTGACCTCTATGCTAATGTGCGGCCCTGTGTGTCCATTGAGGGCTACAAAACCCCCTACACTGATGTGAACCTGGTTACAATCAGGGAAAACACCGAGGGAGAATACAGTGGGATTGAACATGTT attgTTGATGGAGTTGTACAGAGTATTAAGCTCATCACCGAACAAGCCAGCAAACGCATTGCAGAATATGCTTTTGAATATGCAAGAAATAATCAGAGGGTCAGTGTTACAGCTGTTCATAAGGCGAATATCAT gcgCATGTCAGATGGACTTTTCCTACGAAAATGTAGAGAGGCCGCTGAAAAGTACAAAGATGTGAAATTCACAGAGATGTACTTGGATACTGTGTGCCTTAAT ATGGTGCAGGATCCCACACAGTTTGATGTATTAGTGATGCCAAATTTGTATGGCGATATTTTGAG CGATCTTTGTGCCGGATTAATTGGAGGTCTTGGAGTAACTCCTAGCGGAAACATTGGCACAAATGGTGTGGCCATATTTGAGTCG GTTCATGGAACTGCTCCAGATATAGCAGGAAAAGACCTGGCTAACCCCACTGCCCTGCTGCTCAGTTCAGTCATGATGCTGCGACACATGGGCCTGCATGGGCATGCCAAAAAGATTGAAACTGCCTGTTATGAGACAATTCGAGATAGAAAG GTTCTGACAAAAGATCTGGGAGGGAACTCAAAGTGCTCAGAATTCACAGAAGCAATATGTCAGCGATGTCGAGATATGGACTGA
- the idh3a gene encoding isocitrate dehydrogenase [NAD] subunit alpha, mitochondrial isoform X3, translating to MAGKAWRSAVAGVVGALKNETTQSRTFIRGIQTVTLIPGDGIGPEISTAVMKIFEAAKAPIRWEERNVTAIRGPGGKWMIPPDAKESMDKNKIGLKGPLKTPIAAGHPSMNLLLRKTFDLYANVRPCVSIEGYKTPYTDVNLVTIRENTEGEYSGIEHVIVDGVVQSIKLITEQASKRIAEYAFEYARNNQRVSVTAVHKANIMRMSDGLFLRKCREAAEKYKDVKFTEMYLDTVCLNMVQDPTQFDVLVMPNLYGDILSDLCAGLIGGLGVTPSGNIGTNGVAIFESVHGTAPDIAGKDLANPTALLLSSVMMLRHMGLHGHAKKIETACYETIRDRKVLTKDLGGNSKCSEFTEAICQRCRDMD from the exons ATGGCAGGAAAGGCGTGGAGGTCAGCG GTAGCAGGGGTAGTCGGGGCCTTGAAGAATGAGACAACACAATCCAGGACTTTCATCCGTGgg ATTCAGACTGTCACTTTAATCCCTGGTGATGGGATTGGTCCAGAGATCTCCACTGCTGTCATGAAGATATTTGAAGCAGCTAAA GCACCTATTCGGTGGGAAGAGAGAAATGTTACTGCCATTCGGGGACCAGGTGGAAAGTGGATGATACCTCCAGATGCCAAAGAATCAATGGACAAGAACAAAATAGGCCTGAAAG GCCCTTTGAAGACACCAATAGCTGCTGGCCATCCCTCCATGAACCTGTTGTTGAGGAAGACCTTTGACCTCTATGCTAATGTGCGGCCCTGTGTGTCCATTGAGGGCTACAAAACCCCCTACACTGATGTGAACCTGGTTACAATCAGGGAAAACACCGAGGGAGAATACAGTGGGATTGAACATGTT attgTTGATGGAGTTGTACAGAGTATTAAGCTCATCACCGAACAAGCCAGCAAACGCATTGCAGAATATGCTTTTGAATATGCAAGAAATAATCAGAGGGTCAGTGTTACAGCTGTTCATAAGGCGAATATCAT gcgCATGTCAGATGGACTTTTCCTACGAAAATGTAGAGAGGCCGCTGAAAAGTACAAAGATGTGAAATTCACAGAGATGTACTTGGATACTGTGTGCCTTAAT ATGGTGCAGGATCCCACACAGTTTGATGTATTAGTGATGCCAAATTTGTATGGCGATATTTTGAG CGATCTTTGTGCCGGATTAATTGGAGGTCTTGGAGTAACTCCTAGCGGAAACATTGGCACAAATGGTGTGGCCATATTTGAGTCG GTTCATGGAACTGCTCCAGATATAGCAGGAAAAGACCTGGCTAACCCCACTGCCCTGCTGCTCAGTTCAGTCATGATGCTGCGACACATGGGCCTGCATGGGCATGCCAAAAAGATTGAAACTGCCTGTTATGAGACAATTCGAGATAGAAAG GTTCTGACAAAAGATCTGGGAGGGAACTCAAAGTGCTCAGAATTCACAGAAGCAATATGTCAGCGATGTCGAGATATGGACTGA
- the idh3a gene encoding isocitrate dehydrogenase [NAD] subunit alpha, mitochondrial isoform X1 — MFFLRPRYSYVYRLQILILLRKLGLSISGKDKIKPQEVAGVVGALKNETTQSRTFIRGIQTVTLIPGDGIGPEISTAVMKIFEAAKAPIRWEERNVTAIRGPGGKWMIPPDAKESMDKNKIGLKGPLKTPIAAGHPSMNLLLRKTFDLYANVRPCVSIEGYKTPYTDVNLVTIRENTEGEYSGIEHVIVDGVVQSIKLITEQASKRIAEYAFEYARNNQRVSVTAVHKANIMRMSDGLFLRKCREAAEKYKDVKFTEMYLDTVCLNMVQDPTQFDVLVMPNLYGDILSDLCAGLIGGLGVTPSGNIGTNGVAIFESVHGTAPDIAGKDLANPTALLLSSVMMLRHMGLHGHAKKIETACYETIRDRKVLTKDLGGNSKCSEFTEAICQRCRDMD; from the exons atgttttttttaaggccGCGTTATAGCTATGTCTATCGTCTACAGATTCTTATTCTACTAAGAAAGTTGGGTTTATCGATCAGTGGCAAGGATAAAATCAAACCACAGGAA GTAGCAGGGGTAGTCGGGGCCTTGAAGAATGAGACAACACAATCCAGGACTTTCATCCGTGgg ATTCAGACTGTCACTTTAATCCCTGGTGATGGGATTGGTCCAGAGATCTCCACTGCTGTCATGAAGATATTTGAAGCAGCTAAA GCACCTATTCGGTGGGAAGAGAGAAATGTTACTGCCATTCGGGGACCAGGTGGAAAGTGGATGATACCTCCAGATGCCAAAGAATCAATGGACAAGAACAAAATAGGCCTGAAAG GCCCTTTGAAGACACCAATAGCTGCTGGCCATCCCTCCATGAACCTGTTGTTGAGGAAGACCTTTGACCTCTATGCTAATGTGCGGCCCTGTGTGTCCATTGAGGGCTACAAAACCCCCTACACTGATGTGAACCTGGTTACAATCAGGGAAAACACCGAGGGAGAATACAGTGGGATTGAACATGTT attgTTGATGGAGTTGTACAGAGTATTAAGCTCATCACCGAACAAGCCAGCAAACGCATTGCAGAATATGCTTTTGAATATGCAAGAAATAATCAGAGGGTCAGTGTTACAGCTGTTCATAAGGCGAATATCAT gcgCATGTCAGATGGACTTTTCCTACGAAAATGTAGAGAGGCCGCTGAAAAGTACAAAGATGTGAAATTCACAGAGATGTACTTGGATACTGTGTGCCTTAAT ATGGTGCAGGATCCCACACAGTTTGATGTATTAGTGATGCCAAATTTGTATGGCGATATTTTGAG CGATCTTTGTGCCGGATTAATTGGAGGTCTTGGAGTAACTCCTAGCGGAAACATTGGCACAAATGGTGTGGCCATATTTGAGTCG GTTCATGGAACTGCTCCAGATATAGCAGGAAAAGACCTGGCTAACCCCACTGCCCTGCTGCTCAGTTCAGTCATGATGCTGCGACACATGGGCCTGCATGGGCATGCCAAAAAGATTGAAACTGCCTGTTATGAGACAATTCGAGATAGAAAG GTTCTGACAAAAGATCTGGGAGGGAACTCAAAGTGCTCAGAATTCACAGAAGCAATATGTCAGCGATGTCGAGATATGGACTGA